A single window of Synechococcus sp. CBW1004 DNA harbors:
- a CDS encoding IS66 family transposase, with amino-acid sequence MTTPPAGISEADWASTPVGVRAGFLEVLAQLQRQQQENDQLRAQLTDLATELASLRERIGRNSRNSSKPPSSDGTGFKPPTRCKGTGRKRGGQQGHPGAGPELLPIARVDEVLEHHPDACRRCGTLLQGEDAEPLRHQVIEIPPISPVVIEHRLHRLVCPCCSTSTCAELPADVEPSRYGPRLSGLVGLLGSAFPLSFGRTQALLDQLLGVEISRGAIATIRARLSAALQQAVEEALEVARQQPVAYVDETGAPTGNADGCNPAGRRGWQWVMVTPLVTVFLQGLSRSSAAAMELLGHTFAGIVVSDRFSAYNHLPVEQRQLCWAHLIRDLAAIAERQGASREIGAQMLALQQHLFAHWHQWKSGAIDRPQLLHRCHPLRLAFEATLQRVVDLGCERGEQTPWAQTVRTCRQLLQRKQALWTFLQTPGIEPTNNAAERALRQSVIHRKISHGVQSSGGAICRSRLLTVTATLRQQGRDVWQFLEQAWIAHRLGGVMPSLVPDR; translated from the coding sequence ATGACCACCCCTCCGGCCGGGATTTCAGAAGCGGACTGGGCTTCCACTCCGGTGGGCGTGAGGGCTGGCTTCCTTGAGGTTCTTGCACAGCTCCAGAGACAACAGCAGGAGAACGACCAGCTCCGAGCGCAGCTCACCGACCTGGCGACGGAACTGGCCAGCCTGCGCGAGCGGATCGGCCGCAACTCCCGCAACTCCTCCAAGCCGCCCTCCAGTGACGGCACGGGTTTTAAGCCGCCCACCCGCTGCAAAGGCACTGGTCGCAAGCGGGGTGGTCAGCAGGGGCACCCGGGAGCAGGGCCGGAGCTGCTGCCGATCGCGCGTGTGGATGAGGTGCTCGAGCACCACCCGGACGCCTGCCGCCGCTGCGGCACCCTGCTACAGGGGGAGGATGCGGAGCCGCTGCGCCATCAGGTGATCGAGATTCCACCGATCAGCCCGGTGGTGATCGAACACCGTCTGCACCGTCTGGTCTGCCCCTGCTGCTCCACCAGCACCTGCGCCGAGCTGCCGGCGGATGTGGAGCCCAGCCGCTACGGCCCACGCCTGAGCGGCCTGGTGGGACTGCTGGGCAGCGCCTTTCCCCTGAGTTTCGGCCGAACCCAGGCGCTGCTGGATCAGCTGCTGGGTGTGGAAATCAGCCGCGGCGCTATCGCCACCATCCGGGCACGTCTGAGCGCAGCCCTGCAGCAGGCGGTGGAGGAAGCCCTGGAGGTGGCCCGGCAGCAGCCGGTGGCCTACGTGGATGAAACCGGCGCCCCCACCGGCAACGCCGACGGTTGTAATCCTGCTGGCAGGCGCGGCTGGCAGTGGGTCATGGTCACACCACTGGTTACGGTGTTCCTGCAGGGCCTGAGCCGCTCAAGTGCAGCGGCAATGGAGCTTCTGGGCCATACCTTTGCAGGGATCGTGGTGAGTGATCGCTTCTCGGCCTACAACCACCTGCCCGTGGAGCAGCGGCAGCTGTGCTGGGCCCACCTGATCCGGGATCTGGCGGCCATCGCTGAACGCCAGGGCGCCAGCAGGGAGATCGGAGCCCAGATGCTGGCTCTGCAGCAGCATCTGTTCGCTCACTGGCACCAGTGGAAGAGCGGAGCGATCGACCGGCCCCAGCTCCTGCATCGATGCCACCCCCTCCGCTTGGCGTTCGAGGCCACGCTGCAGCGGGTGGTGGATCTGGGCTGTGAGCGGGGCGAGCAAACGCCCTGGGCCCAGACGGTGCGAACCTGTCGCCAGTTGCTGCAGCGCAAGCAGGCGCTCTGGACTTTTCTGCAAACGCCAGGGATCGAGCCCACCAACAACGCTGCCGAGCGGGCACTGCGGCAATCGGTGATTCACCGCAAGATCAGCCATGGCGTCCAGTCCTCCGGCGGCGCCATCTGCCGCAGCCGGTTGCTCACCGTCACCGCCACCCTGCGGCAGCAGGGCCGCGATGTCTGGCAATTCCTGGAGCAGGCCTGGATTGCCCATCGCCTCGGCGGCGTGATGCCATCGCTGGTGCCGGATCGCTGA
- a CDS encoding ABC transporter substrate-binding protein: protein MLTVPVSSWPGYEYLYLAEQQGLDGAQGFTLKTEEFADPQGIVHAYLQGELAIAPLTTVEAVDICARAPDRCPVVVLVLDESRGGDQLLARPGVTSISQLRGRRVAVTQSTLGSYVLSRALEREGLSLRDVEVLHLPLAEIPAALAAGRVDAAALFPPYSEEARRQAAAIRLFDSREIPGEIFDILVVDPKALERWGEVLPKLLRAWQAAHRLRRHQPDLAIPVVASREGLSPQAFREVEKGLVYFDLPQQRPLLAPDGPVARNLRAVQQVQIQLDLIKPGSPLPAVNDVPLSKAAP from the coding sequence GTGTTGACCGTGCCGGTCTCCAGCTGGCCGGGATACGAGTACCTGTATCTCGCCGAGCAACAGGGCCTGGACGGCGCGCAGGGCTTCACGCTCAAGACCGAGGAGTTCGCCGATCCCCAGGGGATCGTCCATGCCTACCTGCAGGGCGAGCTGGCCATCGCCCCGCTCACCACCGTGGAGGCGGTTGACATCTGCGCCCGCGCCCCCGACCGCTGTCCGGTGGTGGTGCTGGTGCTGGATGAATCCCGCGGCGGGGATCAGCTGCTTGCCAGGCCTGGAGTGACCAGCATCTCCCAGTTGCGAGGCCGCAGGGTGGCGGTCACCCAGTCCACCCTCGGCAGTTACGTGCTGAGCCGAGCGCTGGAACGCGAAGGGCTCAGCCTGCGGGACGTCGAGGTGCTGCACCTGCCCCTGGCGGAGATCCCGGCCGCCCTGGCCGCCGGCAGGGTGGACGCCGCCGCCCTGTTCCCGCCCTACAGCGAGGAGGCCAGGCGACAGGCCGCGGCCATCAGGCTGTTCGACAGCCGCGAGATCCCCGGGGAGATCTTCGACATCCTCGTGGTGGATCCCAAGGCACTGGAGCGGTGGGGAGAGGTCCTGCCGAAGCTGCTCCGGGCCTGGCAGGCCGCCCACCGCCTGCGGCGTCACCAGCCCGATCTGGCGATCCCGGTGGTGGCGAGCCGGGAGGGACTCTCGCCGCAGGCCTTCCGCGAGGTGGAGAAAGGCCTTGTGTATTTCGATCTTCCCCAGCAGCGACCCCTGCTGGCCCCCGACGGACCGGTGGCCCGCAACCTCAGAGCCGTGCAGCAGGTGCAGATTCAGCTTGACCTGATCAAGCCGGGCAGCCCCCTGCCGGCGGTGAACGACGTACCCCTGAGCAAGGCTGCGCCGTGA
- a CDS encoding redox protein, protein MFELLPYEKFRDTPAVRFFDITVATSNARDLVIHSGPAVSPPNEEKTGAWQFYLHPHQEDNLLALNGGRTFYLVNFGWNYPYHIVRLETGGDILRIPPGTFHRSVSDPDGSVVLNQAVREEGASVLREFRVYNSRLIPRLFAITFKTAPLPKLHGVSW, encoded by the coding sequence ATGTTCGAGCTGCTGCCCTACGAGAAGTTCCGCGATACCCCCGCCGTCCGCTTCTTCGACATCACGGTTGCCACGTCGAACGCCCGCGATCTGGTGATCCACAGCGGACCGGCCGTCAGCCCGCCGAACGAGGAGAAGACCGGCGCCTGGCAGTTCTATCTGCACCCCCACCAGGAGGACAACCTGCTGGCCCTGAACGGCGGCCGCACCTTCTATCTGGTCAATTTCGGCTGGAATTATCCGTATCACATCGTCCGTCTCGAAACCGGCGGCGACATCCTGCGCATTCCCCCCGGCACCTTCCACCGCTCCGTCTCCGATCCCGATGGCTCGGTGGTGCTCAACCAGGCCGTGCGTGAGGAAGGCGCCAGCGTGCTGCGCGAGTTCCGCGTCTACAACAGCCGCCTGATTCCGCGCCTGTTCGCCATCACCTTCAAGACCGCACCGCTTCCCAAGCTGCACGGCGTCAGCTGGTGA
- a CDS encoding diguanylate cyclase — protein MIRSRLALLGTSPLLQGRVNRSLWLEVILVATGASALMAVLAGALVLSQGARMLERDAQDLQRQLSVGLTSYQPMYNLQRQLQQITSTRPQETSALVVDQRGIVLAASNNAMVGMSLASVLAMPRQKPLRQLFADCPSASALLACLSRDAQQFQGALPWIGGETLSSRRQYPLALEGNRRFGDQATLITVIDASEAGPDALRFMVWVFLAGLLPLVAGCVGLMLRLRQRLIPQLLELAQVDSLSGIFNRAAFLETASDLLRRAEPERAPMTLALIDVDHFKGINDTYGHDAGDEVIRRVADVLRASVRSNDLVGRLGGDEFVILVQLPAEGAMAMLRRTLAQVSCHDMEVGADRPVRVSLSIGAASSAGPGGFGLSELMSSADAALYVAKDRGRAQVVNLELEAQGARLVPASRPLAGEWQVRGI, from the coding sequence ATGATCCGCAGCCGGCTGGCACTCCTGGGCACCTCGCCGCTGCTGCAGGGAAGGGTGAACCGCAGCCTGTGGCTGGAGGTGATCCTCGTGGCGACGGGAGCCTCAGCCCTGATGGCCGTCCTGGCGGGCGCGCTGGTGCTCTCCCAGGGCGCCAGGATGCTGGAGCGCGACGCCCAGGATCTGCAGCGCCAGTTGAGCGTGGGGCTCACCAGCTATCAGCCCATGTACAACCTGCAGCGACAGCTGCAGCAGATCACCTCGACGCGGCCGCAGGAAACCTCAGCCCTGGTGGTCGATCAACGCGGAATCGTGCTGGCCGCCTCCAACAACGCCATGGTGGGGATGTCGCTCGCTTCGGTGCTGGCGATGCCACGGCAGAAGCCGTTGCGGCAGCTGTTTGCCGACTGCCCGTCGGCCTCCGCCCTGCTCGCCTGCCTGAGCCGCGACGCCCAGCAGTTCCAGGGAGCCCTGCCCTGGATCGGGGGGGAGACCCTGAGCAGCCGCCGCCAGTACCCCCTGGCCCTGGAGGGCAACCGACGCTTCGGCGACCAGGCCACGCTGATCACCGTCATCGACGCCAGTGAGGCCGGCCCCGACGCCCTGCGGTTCATGGTGTGGGTGTTCCTGGCCGGGCTGCTGCCCCTGGTGGCCGGTTGTGTGGGACTGATGCTGCGGCTGCGGCAGCGCCTGATTCCCCAGCTTCTGGAGCTGGCCCAGGTGGATTCCCTCTCGGGCATCTTCAACCGTGCCGCCTTCCTGGAAACCGCCTCCGACCTGCTGCGCCGCGCCGAGCCGGAGCGCGCACCGATGACCCTGGCTCTGATCGACGTGGATCACTTCAAGGGCATCAACGACACCTACGGCCACGACGCCGGCGATGAGGTGATCCGCCGGGTCGCCGATGTCTTGCGCGCGTCGGTCCGCAGCAACGACCTGGTCGGCCGCCTCGGCGGTGATGAGTTCGTGATCCTGGTGCAGCTCCCCGCCGAGGGGGCGATGGCGATGCTGCGCCGCACCCTGGCCCAGGTGTCCTGTCACGACATGGAGGTCGGAGCCGACAGGCCGGTGCGGGTGAGTCTGTCGATCGGGGCGGCCTCCAGCGCCGGCCCCGGCGGCTTCGGACTCAGTGAGCTGATGAGCAGCGCTGACGCCGCCCTCTACGTCGCCAAGGACCGGGGTCGCGCCCAGGTGGTGAATCTGGAGCTGGAGGCCCAGGGAGCCCGGCTCGTGCCGGCCTCACGCCCCCTGGCCGGGGAATGGCAGGTGCGCGGCATCTGA
- a CDS encoding ABC transporter substrate-binding protein produces MPLKPAAAARSRLLPWLTAAVVGLIGAGALALGLNARRPRPVMVAITSWPGYEYLYLAEQKELASRDRIDLRIEQFSSLEDQRRAYSNGDVDVIATTVPEAIAICQESPRRCPLLVLVLDESLGADRLIARREIQRPEQLLGRRVGLEASVLGQYLLLSSFGDRPVNLEGMTLIYDGPEALVRSLQAGRLDAIVTYAPHDLPLRDDPRFQELFSSAALPGEVVDVLAVDPEFARRHPDAVRALVHTWWAAHEEARQRPGPSVALMAGRQRMTPEQFRRTEEGLRYPGPEQQRRLLAADGPLARSMARMSALMQRAGRIRPDAPRPELSTDFLEKP; encoded by the coding sequence ATGCCTCTGAAACCTGCCGCGGCCGCCCGGTCCCGCCTGCTGCCCTGGCTGACGGCGGCAGTGGTGGGTCTGATCGGAGCCGGGGCCCTGGCCCTGGGGCTGAATGCGCGAAGACCGCGCCCGGTGATGGTGGCGATCACCAGCTGGCCGGGATACGAATACCTCTATCTGGCCGAGCAGAAGGAGCTGGCCAGCCGCGACCGGATCGATCTGCGCATCGAGCAGTTCAGCTCCCTGGAGGACCAGCGCCGCGCCTACAGCAACGGCGATGTGGACGTGATCGCCACCACCGTTCCCGAGGCGATCGCCATCTGCCAGGAGAGCCCCCGACGCTGTCCCCTGCTGGTGCTGGTCCTCGACGAATCGCTGGGGGCCGATCGGCTGATCGCCCGACGGGAGATCCAGCGTCCTGAGCAGCTGCTGGGCCGTCGCGTCGGGCTGGAGGCCTCGGTCCTGGGTCAGTACCTGCTGCTGAGCAGCTTCGGGGATCGACCGGTCAACCTCGAAGGCATGACGCTCATCTACGACGGTCCGGAGGCGCTCGTGCGCAGCCTTCAGGCCGGCAGGCTCGACGCAATCGTCACCTACGCGCCCCATGACCTCCCGCTGCGCGATGACCCGCGCTTCCAGGAGCTGTTCAGCAGCGCCGCCCTGCCTGGAGAAGTGGTGGATGTGCTGGCGGTGGATCCGGAGTTCGCCCGTCGCCATCCGGACGCGGTCAGGGCTCTGGTGCACACCTGGTGGGCCGCCCATGAGGAGGCCAGGCAACGCCCGGGGCCCTCTGTGGCGCTGATGGCCGGCCGCCAGCGCATGACGCCCGAGCAATTCCGGCGCACGGAAGAGGGTCTGCGCTACCCGGGGCCCGAACAGCAGCGCCGCCTGCTGGCGGCCGATGGTCCGCTGGCGCGCTCCATGGCTCGGATGAGTGCACTGATGCAGAGGGCGGGCCGCATCCGTCCCGATGCCCCCCGGCCTGAGCTGAGCACGGACTTTCTGGAGAAACCATGA
- a CDS encoding GGDEF domain-containing protein, giving the protein MPLPPVSDRPEEVIADRNELKPGHRSHPWRRQGLLLALLTGLAVLLNSLPVPLYFGVQVLLGSVPPILALLLWRTWWAVPMAFLASLQTWTLWGHPWAVVIFTLEMVWLTVAMRLFNGLARNDGNGRVVLFSLAYWLLLGAPLVFVFYGLVLRFDAANVLVVAVKQSFNGVFNTGLAFAALIVIRVVQARRGQGPGLSLRGVIVALALLAITVPTLVISLLAGQQLELAVQEGVLDGLRTVNLAVARAGVEDPTPDLLMRELGNDLAYRRLEPDGQSSSSDPALFQRLDDAFQDSGRTYVRNSDLALLIPRGRLPLLRKWVNGYWSYSSQINRGVGETALVQVVAPARAIVTRMQDQSTWLLATSMSVMTLGALIGYWLGGLFDREFQRVISPLHLQQGSVSMPPLQLSPVLELRNLALLINHRIRQVNRLALQLRQAYSRLRQSRNDLQQHLNIDPITGCGNRQALKARLQEEFHRCCRSGEALSCLCLRVDNLVAINRTFGPQVGHTLLQGLTQAARPRLRITDHLFRCGDAFLVVAIGCSAANARDLAESLRSAMEGIYLASSEPGGTTQELRTRLSFGISSLNAEEADAEDLPARARQDLDRRRPAPEETFGGDS; this is encoded by the coding sequence ATGCCCCTGCCACCCGTCAGCGACCGTCCCGAGGAGGTCATCGCCGACCGGAATGAGCTGAAGCCGGGGCACCGATCCCACCCCTGGCGGCGTCAGGGGCTGCTGCTCGCCCTGTTGACCGGCCTGGCGGTGCTGCTCAACAGCCTGCCTGTGCCCCTCTACTTCGGGGTGCAGGTGCTGCTGGGCTCGGTGCCGCCGATCCTGGCGCTGCTGCTCTGGCGCACCTGGTGGGCCGTGCCGATGGCCTTTCTGGCCAGCCTGCAGACCTGGACCCTGTGGGGGCATCCCTGGGCGGTGGTGATCTTCACGCTCGAAATGGTCTGGCTCACCGTCGCCATGCGCCTCTTCAACGGCCTGGCCCGCAACGACGGCAATGGCCGCGTGGTGCTCTTCTCGCTCGCCTACTGGCTGCTGCTGGGCGCCCCTCTGGTGTTCGTGTTCTACGGGCTGGTGCTGCGCTTCGACGCGGCGAATGTCCTGGTGGTGGCGGTCAAGCAGAGTTTCAACGGGGTCTTCAACACCGGCCTGGCATTTGCGGCCCTGATCGTGATCCGCGTCGTCCAGGCCCGGCGCGGGCAGGGTCCGGGCCTGTCGCTGCGGGGGGTGATCGTGGCTCTCGCCCTGCTGGCGATCACCGTGCCCACGCTGGTGATCAGCCTGCTGGCCGGCCAGCAACTGGAACTCGCCGTGCAGGAGGGCGTCCTCGATGGCCTGCGCACCGTGAACCTCGCCGTGGCCCGCGCCGGCGTGGAGGATCCCACCCCGGATCTGCTGATGCGCGAGCTGGGCAACGATCTGGCCTACCGGCGCCTGGAGCCCGACGGGCAGTCCTCCAGTTCCGATCCCGCCCTGTTCCAGCGCCTGGATGACGCCTTCCAGGACAGCGGCCGCACCTATGTGCGCAACAGCGACCTGGCGCTGCTCATCCCCCGGGGGCGTCTGCCGCTGCTGCGCAAGTGGGTGAACGGCTACTGGAGCTACAGCTCCCAGATCAACAGGGGCGTGGGCGAGACGGCGCTGGTGCAGGTGGTGGCCCCGGCCCGCGCCATCGTGACGCGCATGCAGGACCAGAGCACCTGGCTGCTGGCCACGAGCATGAGTGTGATGACGCTCGGAGCGCTGATCGGCTACTGGCTCGGGGGCCTCTTCGATCGCGAATTCCAGCGGGTGATCTCCCCCCTGCACCTGCAACAGGGTTCCGTCTCGATGCCGCCGCTGCAGCTCTCACCGGTGCTGGAGCTGCGCAATCTGGCGTTGTTGATCAACCACCGCATCCGCCAGGTGAACCGCCTGGCACTGCAACTGCGCCAGGCCTACAGCCGTCTGCGCCAGTCCAGGAATGATCTGCAGCAGCATCTCAACATCGATCCGATCACCGGTTGCGGCAACCGTCAGGCCCTGAAGGCGCGCCTGCAGGAAGAGTTTCACCGCTGCTGTCGCAGCGGAGAGGCCCTCAGCTGCCTCTGCCTGCGGGTGGACAACCTGGTGGCGATCAACCGCACGTTCGGACCCCAGGTCGGTCACACCCTGTTGCAGGGCCTGACCCAGGCCGCCCGCCCCCGCCTGCGCATCACCGATCACCTCTTCCGATGCGGCGATGCGTTCCTGGTGGTGGCCATCGGTTGTTCCGCCGCGAACGCCCGTGACCTCGCGGAGAGCCTCAGGAGCGCGATGGAGGGGATCTACCTCGCCAGCAGTGAGCCCGGTGGCACCACCCAGGAGTTGCGCACCCGTCTGAGTTTCGGCATCAGCAGCCTGAACGCCGAGGAGGCCGACGCCGAGGATCTGCCTGCCAGGGCCCGCCAGGACCTCGACCGTCGCCGCCCCGCTCCGGAGGAGACCTTCGGGGGCGACAGCTGA
- a CDS encoding CsgG/HfaB family protein, whose translation MASQARSGGLLLAALLLPPLAAPLQVRAQSMPPLPRQPVARPTVSVPDFKNTVTQPAWWWQGPVATDLAAALANELAATGTLQVVERNKIGAVLSEQELAELGLVRQGPTAATRGNLTGARYIVLGTVTSYDSNVEEKSSGSNFGLLGFGKNQQQLETKDYVAIDVRVVDSSTGEIVGQRTVEGRATNVASANQQGVSLLPAAGAALLLFPNMGRTGQVLTGAAGTLNFGNNSSQAQRTPAAKAIRAALIDAAGYVSCVLAPQGDCLARYQAQDQERRQRTQGVLQLE comes from the coding sequence ATGGCTTCCCAGGCACGATCCGGCGGCCTGCTTCTCGCCGCCCTGCTGCTGCCACCGCTGGCGGCCCCGCTTCAGGTCCGGGCCCAGTCCATGCCCCCTCTGCCGAGGCAGCCCGTCGCCAGGCCGACCGTCTCGGTGCCCGACTTCAAGAACACCGTCACCCAGCCCGCCTGGTGGTGGCAGGGGCCGGTGGCCACCGACCTGGCCGCCGCCCTCGCCAACGAGCTGGCGGCCACCGGCACGCTGCAGGTGGTGGAGCGCAACAAGATCGGCGCCGTGCTCAGCGAGCAGGAGCTGGCGGAGCTGGGCCTGGTGCGCCAGGGGCCGACCGCCGCGACCCGAGGCAATCTCACCGGTGCCCGCTACATCGTGCTCGGCACCGTCACCTCCTACGACTCGAATGTCGAGGAGAAGAGTTCCGGCAGCAATTTCGGCCTGCTTGGCTTCGGCAAGAACCAGCAGCAGCTGGAGACCAAGGACTACGTGGCGATCGATGTCCGCGTGGTCGACAGCAGCACCGGTGAGATCGTCGGCCAGCGCACCGTCGAGGGGCGTGCCACCAACGTCGCCAGTGCCAATCAGCAGGGGGTGAGCCTGCTGCCGGCCGCCGGCGCCGCCCTGCTTCTGTTCCCCAACATGGGACGCACCGGCCAGGTGCTCACCGGGGCCGCCGGCACGCTCAACTTCGGCAACAACAGCTCCCAGGCACAGCGCACACCCGCCGCCAAGGCGATCCGCGCCGCCCTGATCGATGCCGCCGGGTACGTCAGCTGCGTGCTGGCGCCCCAGGGCGACTGCCTGGCCCGCTACCAGGCCCAGGATCAGGAGCGCCGACAGCGCACCCAGGGGGTGTTGCAGCTGGAGTGA
- the cobA gene encoding uroporphyrinogen-III C-methyltransferase — protein sequence MTKPAREASGAGTVYLVGAGPGDPELLTLRAHRLLQSCDALVYDSLVPQDLLDLVPASCARHFVGKRRGHHSVPQPSTNALLVELAGRHQRIVRLKGGDPFLFGRGGEEAAHLASRGIPVEVVPGVTAGIAAPAYAGIPVTHRRAGSCVTFVTGHEEIDKGRPGVDWQGLARSGGSLVIYMGLHNLARIAEELLAGGLAPNTPGAVIQQGTVRGQRLLLASLAELAEKAAAAGFASPSVVVIGEVVAQRVAACAPEPATVTMPIPF from the coding sequence GTGACCAAGCCCGCCCGGGAGGCCAGCGGAGCGGGCACCGTGTATCTGGTGGGGGCGGGCCCGGGCGACCCGGAGCTGCTCACCCTGCGGGCGCACCGGCTGCTGCAGAGCTGCGACGCCTTGGTGTACGACTCGCTGGTGCCGCAGGATCTGCTCGATCTGGTGCCGGCCTCCTGCGCGCGCCACTTCGTCGGCAAGCGCCGCGGCCACCACTCGGTGCCCCAGCCCAGCACCAACGCCCTGCTGGTGGAGCTCGCCGGCCGCCATCAGCGCATCGTGCGGCTCAAGGGCGGCGATCCCTTCCTGTTCGGCCGCGGCGGCGAGGAGGCCGCCCACCTGGCCTCCCGCGGCATCCCGGTGGAGGTGGTGCCCGGGGTGACCGCCGGCATCGCCGCTCCCGCCTACGCCGGCATCCCGGTGACGCACCGCAGGGCCGGCTCCTGCGTCACCTTCGTCACCGGCCATGAAGAGATCGACAAGGGCCGGCCCGGCGTGGACTGGCAGGGCCTGGCCCGCAGCGGCGGCAGCCTGGTGATCTACATGGGTCTGCACAACCTGGCCCGCATCGCCGAGGAACTGCTGGCCGGCGGGCTGGCGCCGAACACCCCGGGCGCGGTGATCCAGCAGGGCACGGTGCGCGGCCAGCGGCTGCTGCTGGCCTCCCTGGCGGAGCTGGCCGAGAAGGCAGCCGCCGCGGGCTTCGCCTCCCCCTCCGTGGTGGTGATCGGTGAGGTGGTGGCCCAGCGGGTGGCCGCCTGCGCCCCGGAGCCCGCCACCGTGACGATGCCGATTCCGTTCTGA
- the bchM gene encoding magnesium protoporphyrin IX methyltransferase, with protein sequence MSADLQTSTTASSAATGSLDAKQAEKAAEKQEVKGYFETTGFERWKRIYSDSDDVNKVQRNIRIGHQKTVDEVLAWLQARGGLESRSFCDAGCGVGSLAIPLALAGAGSVAASDLSEAMVSEASRRAAEAGIAPERLSFHASDLESLEGRYDTVVCLDVFIHYPQQAAEEMVRHLASLAENRLIVSFAPYTPLLALLKGIGQLFPGPSKTTRAYQLREDGIVAAAAACGFRPVHRSLNQAPFYFSRLIAFERG encoded by the coding sequence ATGTCCGCCGACCTGCAGACCAGCACCACCGCCAGCAGCGCGGCAACGGGCTCGCTGGACGCCAAGCAGGCCGAGAAGGCCGCCGAGAAGCAGGAGGTGAAGGGCTACTTCGAGACCACCGGCTTCGAGCGCTGGAAGCGCATCTACAGCGACAGCGACGACGTCAACAAGGTGCAGCGCAACATCCGCATCGGCCACCAGAAGACGGTCGATGAGGTGCTGGCCTGGCTGCAGGCACGCGGCGGTCTGGAGAGCCGCAGCTTCTGCGACGCCGGCTGCGGCGTCGGCAGCCTGGCGATCCCCCTGGCCCTGGCCGGCGCCGGCTCGGTGGCCGCGAGCGACCTGTCGGAGGCGATGGTGAGCGAGGCCAGCCGCCGCGCCGCGGAGGCCGGCATTGCGCCGGAGCGCCTCAGCTTCCACGCCTCCGATCTCGAAAGTCTGGAGGGCCGCTACGACACCGTTGTCTGCCTGGATGTGTTCATCCACTACCCGCAGCAGGCCGCCGAGGAGATGGTGCGCCACCTGGCCTCGCTGGCTGAGAACCGGCTGATCGTCAGCTTCGCCCCCTACACGCCGCTGCTGGCGCTTCTCAAGGGCATCGGCCAGCTGTTCCCCGGCCCCAGCAAGACCACCCGCGCCTACCAGCTGCGCGAGGACGGCATCGTCGCCGCCGCCGCCGCCTGCGGCTTCCGGCCGGTGCACCGCAGCCTCAACCAGGCCCCCTTCTATTTCTCACGCCTGATCGCCTTCGAGCGCGGCTGA